In Cervus elaphus chromosome 5, mCerEla1.1, whole genome shotgun sequence, the following proteins share a genomic window:
- the LOC122694121 gene encoding peptidyl-prolyl cis-trans isomerase FKBP3: MAAAVPQRAWTVEQLRSEQLPKKDIIKFLQDHGSDSFLAEHKLLGNIKNVAKTANKDHLVTAYNHLFESKRFKGTESISKVSEQVKNVKLNEDKPKETKSEETLDEGPPKYTKSVLKKGDKTNFPKKGDVVHCWYTGTLQDGTVFDTNIQTSSKKKKNAKPLSFKVGIGKVIRGWDEALLTMSKGEKARLEIEPEWAYGKKGQPDAKIPPNAKLIFEVELVDID, translated from the coding sequence ATGGCGGCGGCCGTTCCGCAGCGGGCCTGGACCGTGGAGCAGCTGCGCAGCGAGCAGCTCCCCAAGAAGGACATTATCAAGTTTCTGCAGGATCACGGTTCAGATTCGTTTCTTGCAGAACATAAATTACtaggaaacattaaaaatgtgGCCAAGACCGCTAACAAGGACCATTTGGTTACAGCCTATAACCATCTTTTCGAAAGTAAGCGTTTCAAGGGTACTGAAAGTATAAGTAAAGTGTCTGAGCAGGTGAAAAATGTGAAGCTTAATgaagataaacccaaagaaacCAAGTCTGAAGAGACTCTGGATGAGGGTccaccaaaatatacaaaatctgttcttaaaaaaggagataaaaccaaCTTTCCCAAAAAGGGAGATGTTGTTCACTGCTGGTATACAGGAACACTACAAGATGGGACTGTTTTTGATACTAATATTCAAACGAgttcaaagaagaagaaaaatgccaAGCCTTTAAGTTTTAAGGTTGGGATAGGCAAAGTTATCAGAGGGTGGGATGAAGCACTCTTGACTatgagtaaaggagaaaaggctcGACTGGAGATTGAACCAGAATGGGCTTATGGAAAGAAAGGACAGCCTGATGCCAAAATTCCACCAAACGCAAAACTTATTTTTGAAGTGGAATTAGTGGATATTGACTGA